Within the Flavobacterium sp. N502536 genome, the region TACCGGATGATTTTAAAAGTAAAATTGGTGGACAACTGAATCTTTACCAACTGAATCATTTCCGCTTTAATGCTGCGATTCACGGAATTTATCGTCGATACGAAAATCCGCTAGTCACCTTACAAAATTTTGGCGCCGATGCAACTGCGATTATCGGCTATTACAAACCAAAATGGTTTGTGGCCGGAGAATTTGGTTTTGACAAAGCGATTGTGACTCATTTTAAAAATTCGGCCGTTTATAAAGAAGTCTATCCCAACGTAAAAAACGGTTGGTACGAACCTGCAACGGGAGGCAATTTCAACTATGGCATACAAGCCGGATATTCCTTTCGGCGAACGGATCTTACTTTACGACTGGGAAAAATAATTACCCAGGATTTTAAAACAGAACCACTGATTCCAATATACTTTCAACTGGGGTATAATTTAAAATTAGAATGATTTAGTTAATTACACCAAACCCGACAAGTTTTTTGAAACCTGTCGGGTTTTATATTTCTCCTACTTTTTAAAGAAAATCACAGTATATTTTAACGTTTTAAAAGCCATTTTAAAATTCAGAATTCAACTATCGAAGATCAGCATTCCAGAATCCAAAACTTTGCGCTATCTTTGCGGCTTAATAACATGCTCTAAGGCAATTGCTACAGTGCAAATTTATACCCGGAAATTACTTAAACTCGTTTAGAGAATTGACATATTAAAATGAAGAAGATACGTAACTTTTGCATTATTGCACACATTGACCACGGTAAAAGTACACTGGCAGACCGCTTATTGGGCGCTACACAAACCGTTACAGCTCGTGAAGAAAAAGCACAATTGCTTGACAACATGGACCTGGAGCGTGAGCGTGGAATCACCATTAAGAGTCACGCCATTCAAATGGAATACACTTACAAAGGCGAGGAATATATTTTAAATTTAATTGACACTCCCGGTCACGTTGACTTTTCATACGAAGTTTCACGATCTATTGCGGCCTGCGAAGGTGCTCTTTTGATTGTTGATGCCGCTCAAAGCATTCAGGCACAAACCATTTCTAACTTGTATCTGGCTTTAGAAAATGACCTTGAGATTATTCCGGTTTTGAACAAAGTAGATTTACCAAGTGCCAATCCTGAAGAAGTAAGCGATGATATCATCGATTTATTAGGATGTAAATTAGAAGATATTATTCATGCTTCGGGAAAAACTGGTTTTGGTGTTGAAAATATCTTAGCAGCTATTATTGAAAAAATTCCAGCTCCAAAAGGAAATGTTGATGAACCATTACAGGCATTGATCTTTGATTCACATTACAACCCGTTTCGTGGAATCGAAGTTATCTTCAGAGTCATGAATGGTGAAATAAAAAAAGGGCAGAAAATTAAATTCATGGCTACCGGCAATGAATATTTTGCCGATGAAGTGGGAACTTTAAAACTAAATCAGGTTCCAAAAAATGTAATTTCTACCGGTGATGTTGGTTATTTAATTTCAGGAATTAAAGAAGCCAAAGAGGTAAAAGTGGGAGATACTCTTACGGATGCCAAAACACCAACAACCAATATGATTACAGGTTTCGAGGATGTAAAACCAATGGTTTTCGCCGGAATCTATCCTGTTGACACCGAAGATTATGAAGATTTGCGTTCTTCTATGGAGAAATTGCAATTAAACGATGCTTCGTTAGTCTTTACTCCGGAAAGCTCTGCTGCTTTAGGATTTGGTTTCCGTTGCGGATTCTTAGGAATGCTTCACATGGAAATTATCCAGGAACGTTTAGAGCGTGAGTTCGACATGACGGTTATTACTACCGTACCTAACGTTTCGTATTTGGCCTACACCAAAAAAGATCCCGAAACTGCATTTGTGGTAAACAATCCTTCAGACTTGCCTGAACCATCTCGTTTAGACCGTGTTGAAGAACCTTTTATCAAAGCAACTATCATTACAAAAGCCGATTTCGTTGGAAACGTAATGAGTTTGTGTATCGAAAAGCGTGGTCAGATTACCAATCAAACGTATTTGACAACAGAACGTGTTGAGCTGAATTTTGACATGCCATTGGCCGAAATTGTATTTGATTTTTACGATCGTTTAAAAACAGTTTCTAAAGGTTATGCTTCTTTTGATTACTCTCCTATTGGGATGAGGACTTCAAAACTGGTAAAACTGGATGTTCTTTTAAACGCACAAACGGTTGATGCGCTTTCTGCTT harbors:
- the lepA gene encoding translation elongation factor 4 yields the protein MKKIRNFCIIAHIDHGKSTLADRLLGATQTVTAREEKAQLLDNMDLERERGITIKSHAIQMEYTYKGEEYILNLIDTPGHVDFSYEVSRSIAACEGALLIVDAAQSIQAQTISNLYLALENDLEIIPVLNKVDLPSANPEEVSDDIIDLLGCKLEDIIHASGKTGFGVENILAAIIEKIPAPKGNVDEPLQALIFDSHYNPFRGIEVIFRVMNGEIKKGQKIKFMATGNEYFADEVGTLKLNQVPKNVISTGDVGYLISGIKEAKEVKVGDTLTDAKTPTTNMITGFEDVKPMVFAGIYPVDTEDYEDLRSSMEKLQLNDASLVFTPESSAALGFGFRCGFLGMLHMEIIQERLEREFDMTVITTVPNVSYLAYTKKDPETAFVVNNPSDLPEPSRLDRVEEPFIKATIITKADFVGNVMSLCIEKRGQITNQTYLTTERVELNFDMPLAEIVFDFYDRLKTVSKGYASFDYSPIGMRTSKLVKLDVLLNAQTVDALSALIHEDNAYNIGKKMTEKLRELIPRQQFDIPIQAAIGAKIIARETIKALRKDVTAKCYGGDISRKRKLLEKQKKGKKRMRQVGNVEIPQEAFMAVLKLND